A DNA window from Molothrus ater isolate BHLD 08-10-18 breed brown headed cowbird chromosome 2, BPBGC_Mater_1.1, whole genome shotgun sequence contains the following coding sequences:
- the TIMMDC1 gene encoding complex I assembly factor TIMMDC1, mitochondrial has protein sequence MAELPGAQAGFGRPAPLPQTGWERLSELWRRDEQQQFPEETVNIAKSAFTAGVVGWLYGGLPAFVSARKAFIESSHGEIFQNRADAVQSAHRAGLRSFIRYGWRWSWRVAAFATVFNVVSTGLSAYRDKTTISNFAAAGAFTGALFRMHLGLQGLAGGVVFGTAFGVPAGGLLMAMYGLAGETLQEKRSRERRELYEQKLAEWQSRLSMTEILGQTESNAQGRPEMETARELKSY, from the exons ATGGCGGAGCTCCCCGGGGCTCAGGCGGGCTTCGGGCGCCCCGCGCCGCTGCCGCAGACGGGCTGGGAGCGACTCAGCGAGCTCTGGCGGCGAGA CGAGCAGCAGCAGTTCCCGGAGGAGACGGTGAACATCGCCAAGTCGGCCTTCACGGCGGGCGTGGTGGGCTGGCTCTACGGGGGGCTGCCCGCCTTCGTCAGCGCCCGCAAGGCCTTCATCGAGAGCAGCCACGGCGAGATCTTCCAGAACCGCGCCGATGCCGTG cAATCGGCACACCGCGCTGGTCTCCGCAGCTTCATCCGCTACGGCTGGCGCTGGAGCTGGAGGGTCGCGGCTTTCGCCACCGTCTTCAA CGTGGTGAGCACGGGCCTGTCTGCGTACCGCGATAAAACCACCATCAGTAattttgctgcagcaggag cCTTCACAGGAGCCCTGTTCAGAATGCACTTGGgcctgcagggcctggcaggcGGCGTCGTGTTTGGAACAGCGTTTGG GGTTCCTGCAGGAGGCCTCCTGATGGCAATGTATGGCTTGGCTGGTGAGACCTTGCAGGAGAAGAGGAGTCGTGAGCGCAGGGAGCTGTACGAACAGAAGCTGGCAGagtg GCAATCCAGACTCAGTATGACTGAAATCTTAGGCCAAACAGAAAGCAATGCCCAGGGAAGACCAGAGATGGAGACAGCAAGAGAACTGAAGAGCTACTGA